A single Pseudomonas sp. HN11 DNA region contains:
- a CDS encoding tripartite tricarboxylate transporter TctB family protein, whose product MLLQRIFAAVLLLACAGLALMAWPYQASFSYEPVGPRAYPLLMLGLMSLALIYMLFRPQPTKHTQEEPALDRETLIKIGVCVGLLIVFAGTFEPLGFILSSMLIGIPMARLYGGRWLPSVVIVTLMAIGLYLLFDKAMDVPLPLGLLDVLEN is encoded by the coding sequence ATGCTCTTACAACGCATTTTTGCCGCCGTGCTGCTGTTGGCCTGTGCCGGCTTGGCACTGATGGCCTGGCCGTATCAGGCGTCGTTTTCCTACGAGCCGGTGGGGCCTCGCGCCTACCCGCTGCTGATGCTCGGGCTGATGAGCCTGGCACTGATCTACATGCTGTTCCGCCCACAGCCGACCAAGCACACCCAGGAAGAACCCGCGCTGGACCGCGAAACCCTGATCAAGATTGGCGTGTGCGTCGGCCTGTTGATCGTCTTCGCCGGCACCTTTGAACCCCTGGGTTTCATCCTCAGCAGCATGCTGATCGGCATCCCGATGGCGCGCTTGTACGGTGGTCGCTGGTTGCCGAGCGTGGTGATCGTCACGTTGATGGCCATCGGCTTGTACCTGCTATTCGACAAAGCCATGGATGTACCGCTGCCCCTCGGCCTGCTCGACGTTCTGGAGAACTGA